The DNA segment ttatatagcaccgtaacttttaataaatttaacgaaaTTGTAAACTTTCGAAAACTTGCAAATCAAACATTCAAtttgctatatatatgtatatatcaaagGTGAGGGATACAATTCTACTAAGAATTTGTCAATTTATTGCATCGAATTTGCTgtttaaccgttttcctattctactaacacCACGATCCTGTTGTAGtaagttggatcggaatagaatcgaTAATGTATCGTAATCATTGTAAGTTAGTAGAAATAGCCCCATATTACGGTTAAACTGAGGTTAATTTTTGTAAGTAATTGAATCGGTAACGTATCGTAGCCGttgtaaattagtaaaattactgGGAaacaattttagttaaattacaaACATACTTTCTAtgctgaaaattatatttacgtatttcCCACGTTCGTAGGTGTCGGAGTATGTGGAACTCCTGGCCAATTGCCATAACTCCAATAAAAAACTAGTACTCAATCCGTTATTATAGTGGGACGCaaagaatacaataatatactagACCTGAGACACGATGGGATTGTTTACAAATACAACCAACTACCGAGACATATAATagacaatatgtttttttttaatgtattgttaagttatttagtatattgttaccgtatgacaaaatattttttttttttaatttaacacataaaattGCATcctaattagtttaatttaatattatcttgtgATTTTGTAAGTGGAAtagtattaagttatatattatttgaatcgTGCTCGTGACAATGTATATTCTGTAAGAatgccttaataaataaatgaataaaattgtaatctaaagggtatttaaaattattcaatgttaTATACGATTATGTATCAatcgttaaataatttaaaaaaatgggagTAGGTAGAAAAACTGTTCCTTTcgagtattaaaatattgatgacACTTAAATGTGTGaaaaaagaactttttttttcacctattataatttttgcaattggtttacatatttttttaataattattataatatttatttaactttattattaataaaaactatttttatgtataagaaaaatatttaattgttttatttaaaacatttcttaGTCCCCACATATTTACACAAATGTAACGTACCTGGGTATATGACTTCATACAAGCGCCAGCCATCACTTTAGGTTCGTTAATAATGAATTGTATTGATAATAATCTGTACAATCGTgttgttttacttattatttattacctaatatatagtattaaggacatgaaaatatCTATGTTATAAGATCGAACATTGCATGACGCGTTAAATGTTCTCTATAAATTCCTTTACGTCGCGAATATTCACATTAACGCCTATACATCAAAGCTATTACAACGATTATTACAATCATGTTTTTAATCACCTTGTTTACAAATATGCAATAAACCACTTTATATTTCTATACACAATGGAATGGTCAACATCTTCTCAAGAACTTGCTCATTGTTTcgaaaacagtaaaaaatacaGCGCaatattaaagcaaaaaaattGGATTCTAGTTCGCACGTCTAAAGAATATTAATCTAATAGATAAGATAAGCTAACTCAATAAtcgattttttaatatgtattttatctttataacaatacataaatacCTACTACCAATTGTCCGTTTGGTTGTTTGTTAGAGAACGCGGTGTCCgcgtttatttattgattatcacAACCTATATAGAAGCGgtcaattttataaaaccaaCTCCTGTCGGAAGTCATTCTTCAAGTCCCCTCTAGCTTAGAGCGTCATCGTTGAAGCGAAAATTACCCGAGCAGTCACTTGTGCAGGTCAATATAGTGTGAAATGGCATTTCTTCCTCTTTCATGCTGTCTTATGACATACCTTCGCGTCATTATATAAAAgcaagttattaaataaacacaaattcaaatAATCTAGCTAGTTATTATCACTAATACAACATAAATAATCTTTCTTTATTGATCTTTGGCAGTAAACTATTAGATGAGTGTGAGATAaatgtggtacctacccagacgggcttgcataaagccatagtattttctattaaacttaataatcttttataagaatatatagcgaaattcttaaatatatgtatttatttgactgaataaatagaaaaattaaaatataaggaaaTACAAGCAAAGTTAGTGATTAAAAGTTCTAACATATTAGATAGTGGTAATAAAGTggaatatattatgtttcttgcttttaaatttagtatatcAAACCTGTTTTCTACGACATGTATTTTTAGTCACGAACTTACGACGGTGCTtaaagaacattattatttatggtattgtatgattaatttattttaatgataaataccTACTCAATATAAAACAGATcttaaatctataattaaagaaaaaacaaatacgtGATTGCTTATTTCGTTGATCAATATAGAGGCGCCGTGGCTTAGTTGGTTAAAGCGCCTGTCTAGTAAACAGGAGATCGTGAGTTCGAATCTCGCCGGGGCCTATATGATATCTTGAAAATTTTTGATgttgttatttacttttatttttattgcaagcATTTCACACACTTAAATGATATCAACGTCACACTTACACTTTAACTTTAGAGGCGCCTCGAGTTGACATCAGTTTATTTACTACAGTAATTtgtgtttgtgattataatacatctcgtgctcggcggtgaaggtaaacaccgcgatgaaacctgcatgtggcggaTCAAAATCTGCcatgtgtatctaccaacccgcaatgcagcagcgtggtggaatacgctaaAAACTTTcttctcgaaaaaaaaaacgagaggTGAGCCCAGCATTCAggattttataaatcttaaattatttaataaatcttagtgaatgttttataaaatcctAGTAGTAATACTATAAAACTAGTGACAAAATCTCATGTCAAACCATAACTGCACTgcaatatttctaaaacattttaaaacgtgCGATTTGTTGTATCCATCaagttttgataaaaatttacttttgcatttattttgattgattgtgcaactgatagttttttttaaccgGATACATTTATATTTGGAACTGAAAGCATTactaaattgtaaaaatgtacGACGTAAAGTGTTCGTATAAGTAGTATACACAGTAAAACTaccgtttattatttttatttttaagatttcatAAACATGAGCCTTAGATTAAAAAAGGGAATGGACCTGTAGATGAAAATGGAAGGGTAAGGGAAGTTTTTGAAGATGCCTTTAATTATATCATCCACCTAACTACCCATGACTTTGTCTCTTtaactttaatgttttaattattttaatgaaattagataaaTACGAACTAAGGCATATGGATAAAATACGTAAGGGCAAgaaaaacatgaatatttttcACTCGTATATTGACATATCATTTGCAcagtatttacaaatatacaaatctatttaatatttataacagctGTCTTAAGTAATGTACAAATTACTCGAAGATACAAGAATTACAGATACAGTCATATTAATGTCATGTCACATTAATTGTTGACAAATGGAAAATCTAGCGCTTACAACCTTATCTAAAATTTGATTtcctattattgtttatttatttttaagtcaatactttattttacttacgaAATAACAATACTGTTTCGTTAATTTCTGAATCAGTATTAACAAAAATGGAGTTAATTCAAATGCACAAAGTGTCAAACATTTGACACATTccaaaagattataaaaaatatttaaatttaatttctcgaaaataataattttataaaaaaaaaattcgctgTACTCTTTTTCTTATAGCATAGATAAGGTGACTTTTGGAACTTGATGTTTCTAGATCGTTTGGTGAAAAACGATTACTtgcaaatttataatgaaaaaaaatcgattttatgacaataatttggtaacaaaacaaatttaatttatataaaatcatcacTTATTTATCATCGTCATATTCTAACGTCGAGAACAAATAATACCCGACGTGAATTGCCAAATCaataaaacaatcaaattaaaaaaaaattaaacaatttttaatattcgtgTCCAACTCACGGAGAATAAAAATTTTCACAGCTCTAACATAAcactttataaaaatgtatgagtaattgtaattgttacaacaattaaaaagaaaacgttaattttattttttattaattcttattaagaaatattatatatttaacgacTTAATTGTGTACTGACAAGACTGCTTTAAAAGGCAAGCAttcactttgttttattttaaatgtgtaattaCGTAGAATAaagaatatgatttaaaatgtaatttaaaatcgagttttttttttgtttcggaATACAACACGCGTGAGATGTTATTGATCAAATATCACAGTACCCATGCTATTTGAAATGGATATTATAGTTGTAATGCAACACAAATAGtatcttataattaattcagtgttaaatgtcaaaataatcaGTAGCAGAACTTGTTAGGCCTTCAATATCGTTTGAAATCGTCTTGCTGGTATTAATcgtatgatattaaaatttcagttctaaatttaaatcggTCAATAGTTTAGTCTTTGTTTAATTGTTAttcatagattattataatttcggtttttaatcgattaaatttttagatgaatcattcgaattttaatcgatatatatttgtaaggaTATGGGTAATTTTCGTTACTTAATGGCAATCCGACTAAACTGTTAAACGATACGATTTATCTGTAATATGTGGTTGGATGATACATTGGCACAAAGCGAGAgataattcttttaatttttggcACTTTACTGAtaccaatataaatttaaataaatcgccTTTTCGTTgcataagtaattttaatactaattttaatacaagTGATCTTATAAAAGTATAAGTTCGATGTTTATGTAATTCCCCGtatgtttcattattattttttataattaccatTGCTACACAATCGTTAATAATAGTAGGGATAAGAATAGTTGACaatgaattattttgaaaaaataatgtgGTCACAgtgaaaaatttacatttaatgtcatttattttacaattttatcgaaacaaagtattaaaaattcaaatacagACATTATCGAAAACTTCAATACATCAacagaacattaataaaattctatatatttcataaagtcCGAGGCACATTCAATATacgtatttaaatgtttaaactaacaatatttacatatattcctTTATCCTAATATGGCAGTAGtgaggttttaaataattacaatacacattatataattgccacaaatttttatttctataacgtCATAACGAGCTATTTGTATAGAAAAGCATAAACATtatgcaatttttttctttttaagaaaCTGACACAGACCGATCGTAAAGTTGATTCATTTCTTTCCCGGGGCAAAAAAATTATTGCATATTGTGAAAGCTTCGCGTTTTATTGTCGGTGAAATCGTTGACGAAATAGAAACAAACATATGTAACGAACGTGATATACGAACGATAATTTACAATTCAATAATCATCATTAAATCAGTCTCATCTCCGCGCTCATTTTAATACTCGTCACTATAAATTCTTGATAGAATGTCACTATGGGCATGTATTAAGGCCTCTTTTATGTCCACTAAATTTTTTCTCACTATTTcactaattatgtatattattgtctttggattgtttttttttttaatgtaaggaATGTCTTAGACGAATCTCGTTAACTGTGTGTGGAAGTCTCGTAGGAAAATTTGTAGTTGCGGCAAAGTGGGTCGGTCGTCAGGAGACATCGCCCAGCAGTAAGCCATTACAGCGAATCTAGGAaggaaaacataataataatacatatttattttcaagtatATGAAAACCTTAAACTACGTGAAAGAATTTGGCATAATATTTATGTGTGTGAAGCGATTTTTTTGGCATGGCGTGGGTGTGATAAAAACGTCCAAGCACGGTTCAGTGCtacactttattaatattacagctaaaattaaatacttattatacttataaacggTATTTAGCGAGTTTTTCAAGACTGATTTCTCTGTTTTTGTTATCATTGATTTGATCTTGAAAAGAAGGAGACACtgaattttttaactaataacccCATAATTATGACTTGTAAATAAAGCCCTGAATCATCTAGAAGACAACAAACgattaatcttaataatatatatttttaattttgttataaatcttTCAATTTGTACTTACAGTTCGTCCGGACAATTCGCTGGCTGCTGCAACCGGTAACCGTCCCGTAGATATGCAGCAACTTCAAACGGATCTACTTCAGCATACGGCTGGTGAGCCAAAGTTGTCAGCTCCCATAGTAATACTCCAAGTGCCCATACATCCGATGAGGGGCTGAATTGCTTCTTTGATAATGCTTCAAGAGCCAACCATTTGATCGGCCTGTTCTCGTTGTCGCCCAAACAATGATAGTCGCCGGGGAAAAGATCGCGTGACAGCGCGTTATCTGCTATCATCACTCGAAGATTTTCGTCCACACTGTTAACAAAAATCgaattcgaaatataaataacattaaattaattatatgaccTAAGGGTTCTAAAAATCGGCATTAGGAGTTGACAACGTTTGCAACTGCAATACTTTGCTCGCCAGTATCCATTAtcgtgaaaattaaataaattaagcaaaaacTCGAGCCACTGTGCGTGTTAGTACGCTGTTTGGCGTTTTCAGTTAATCCTAAACAGCTCGCGTTTAATCGTAGTGGGTGTAAgccctacatacatatatataaaatatatattatataatatatgaatttaatactTACATGCAATTTCTTGCTGAGATGTCCTTATGAAGAACGTGCTGAGAGTGTAAATAGGCTAAGCCATCCAACGCATGTAATGCCATCCTGACAACATGTTGTGTAGTCAGTGGTGGTGGAGGCGGTCCGTTTGCTGCTACTCCGAAACTAACTCCTCGACATGCTAGCAGGAATTGCTTTAAATTCCTCCAGGTAACACTCCAGGGGTAGAGTAAGAATGGAGCAGTTTGATCTTCGATACTGACACCGAGTACAGACAAGACGCGCTCGTGATGAAGTCCATACAGCATACAGCCTTCTTGGAGTAAAAGTGAAACCTatagaaaaaaatgaattaactaAAGCAGTCGTACAAAATTTTACTTGACGTTTCGTATTGTCatcatatacataattttgttaatacttATAGTGACTTACCTGAACTTGAGACGCATGTTCAGCTACAGTCTTCACTAGAACTTCTTGCTCTCTACCCTCTTCATCGGCATACGTTCCTTTATATACTCTACCAAACGTCCCTTCCATTGCCACTGATCGCAATCGAACCCGACATCTTTGAATTGTCAATTCTGTTATTCTCTGTTGTAAATCTCTAGCTCTTTCCTCCGCTGCTGCAGCGGGTAGAGAAGTGGGTCGTCGATAGCTAGTGTAACTAGCGGCAGACTTACAAGAAGAATCAGGTAGAAATGCATGACCATCTTGCTCATCACTTCGTGCTCTGCGAAGCTTTCTCGCCCGTACCCTGCACGCTGTAGCAGCAACAGCAGCGATTAAAAGTGCACCCCCAGCACAGCCTGCGCCTGCATAGAATATATCAGCAGAAGTCGCTGCATGCGGCACACTATCTACTCTTACAGCTGGCCTATGAGCTTCTTTTAGACATATTTTTCGTCGTCGGAAAAGCAATGCGGTCGAAGAGGAACCGGTGGACACGTTGAGAGATATGGTGACGGCCACTTCGGCGGAAACTGTGCCCGTACATGGTAAATCTACTCTCCAAGTTTGTGGTTCCGTAGGCACAAAACCCGTGcttgaaatattaaacgttGGCGTATGTAATACTTCTTCGTTTTTTCCCAAGTCTACGTGTAATATATATGGTAACTGCAACAACAAGagataaatttatcaatataacattGAGCCCTTTAATcttgtattttacaaatatatctatttgtaagtaaatgtatttaaatattttcttgaatCTATAatctaaactttattttatatgcataaCATAAAATTTGAAAGCAAATACGATGACACATTTCCCCTAAAAGGCAGCAATAAATGATCGTGCGTACCTAACGGCCCAACATATCACGATATAACTGTATCACTGCGATTGACGGACAGACGGGCGAACCTAAACGATACGACCCACAGCCATGTCAAGCGGATCAAATGTCGGTGATCCATCGCGTGATCACGGACGTATATGGTGCCTATAATAACCTTAACCTTCTATCGACTTTGGATTTGTGTCACCTATCTATAATCGAACTGTAAATCTAAAACATTAAACAGTACTTTTATTGCGAAGGCTTTCCTATCACAAAACAAACATTGTTAgtcgtaaaaaaaacattcattttacCGCGCAACGAGCCGCATGTACCTCAACACCCTCATTACAATCTACCTAATCGTGGCGCGgcacatgaattataaaacaaataggcAAACAGTTTCGCCGCGGGCCCTTTGCCTTCATCAGGCATGCGAACGCTCGTAAACGTAGGTGCGACACCGTGGCCTCTAATTAAACATTATCACTCGGGAGGCGGCTCGGACAATAGTAACCTCTCATCGCGGCGAGTAACCGTTTAATAAACATTTGCTGTGTAGTCAAAGGCGCCGACTTACAACAAACGAACAAACCGAATACAATTATTATCGCCTTAGATCGGCGCTCGGATTTGAGATACACGATCTAACTAGTAGTTTCTTTACAGGTTTATACTTTTTCGTTTTACATGTACAActgttaaataactatattcCTTTTCGTAGATACATAGATAATATAGAAGGTATCTGCAGGCACCCGGCACTCGTATCAAAAGTTGAATAATTGTTCCGTATACAGATGCTTAGCATCTTAAGATTTTCTGTCTGTACGAACGATGCTTTCATTTATGGTTTTATGGCAAATTTGCGCGCTCTTAACCATTTAaagaatctttaaaaaaaaattcttcttTCGTGGCTCGCTCAATTGCATACCCAGAACGCGATCGAATCAGAAATATTCTACTTTGTTACTTGTTAAGGGTCCGTAGTCATTTTCTGTCCGTCGATCTCATTACGTCTGTAACTTAAAGTAAACCTACGTAaccttatgaaaataaatatatcaatagagAGGGAAAAATTATGTATGTCAATGGAAACTTTATCGtaacttaaatgtttttttaaaaactaaaaaaaatttaatctaagaaatgtgttttcaaaataatttgaattttcaaCGATGCTAGTTTTTtaacatagtttttaatataatttaaaacaaatagactggtattaaataaaacattataataaattactgggATCTGGGAAATATCTATTACGCTTAAGcaagttataatatttgtataccactatcatattatatttgtgtaacTTGCAAAACTACGGAACCTCACCATCTAGCACGATACGGACTTGTCGTAATTAACTTGTTTGAATAACGCTCTAAAAGGCAGatgtttttattgatacaaGTTTATCGAATTCAATTAAACgacgaattttattaaaataataaaataacatgatttttaagtaataaaatgaataaacaaataattgtttattaacgtttgtctaaaataacaaattatttatgctTCAAACTATACGACTGTCACTAATATGTAAGTACTAAGTTACTGACCTATGAGGACACAATACAGATTGATAGACGAGCAATTGTAATATGTGTAGAATAGACGAGTCAAAttggacgagccggttggcgtggttggtagatacttgtcttttacgccgaaggttgtgggttcgattcccacccaggacagttatttgtgtgcatgaaaatgtctgtttgtcctgagtctgggtgtaattatctatataagtatgtatttacaaaagaaaagtattatatgtagtatatcagttgtctggtttccatagtacaagctctgcttagtttgggatcagatgcgTGTGCGTGTGAATTATGtcccaggttattattattatagaatagaatagaaaagttttaaaacaCAGAAGATGTAACAACTCGTCGATCATTcatgtaattatttgtatatcttattaaatattattattatattttttgtaccaTCGTGACCTTTATTATGATTAGAAATCAATAATTCTTATTGATCTTTATTATGATTAGAAATCAATGAttcttat comes from the Nymphalis io chromosome 1, ilAglIoxx1.1, whole genome shotgun sequence genome and includes:
- the LOC126769074 gene encoding tyrosine-protein kinase Drl; this translates as MKLFTFLLLLPACLAHLNVYLSRAEVWRLLGLTAELFYVRDGQINTYALNFVVPVPATIGELHFTWQSLTRRPLPYILHVDLGKNEEVLHTPTFNISSTGFVPTEPQTWRVDLPCTGTVSAEVAVTISLNVSTGSSSTALLFRRRKICLKEAHRPAVRVDSVPHAATSADIFYAGAGCAGGALLIAAVAATACRVRARKLRRARSDEQDGHAFLPDSSCKSAASYTSYRRPTSLPAAAAEERARDLQQRITELTIQRCRVRLRSVAMEGTFGRVYKGTYADEEGREQEVLVKTVAEHASQVQVSLLLQEGCMLYGLHHERVLSVLGVSIEDQTAPFLLYPWSVTWRNLKQFLLACRGVSFGVAANGPPPPPLTTQHVVRMALHALDGLAYLHSQHVLHKDISARNCIVDENLRVMIADNALSRDLFPGDYHCLGDNENRPIKWLALEALSKKQFSPSSDVWALGVLLWELTTLAHQPYAEVDPFEVAAYLRDGYRLQQPANCPDELFAVMAYCWAMSPDDRPTLPQLQIFLRDFHTQLTRFV